The following are encoded in a window of Pectinophora gossypiella chromosome 8, ilPecGoss1.1, whole genome shotgun sequence genomic DNA:
- the LOC126368992 gene encoding uncharacterized protein LOC126368992, translating into MGEEYARSPCERFPAAGAFSVAPPERLSPPPPAPLPDRFSASPRRVRRCAEAERARRPRYVPPAAHVPVERYVPRPPAPLRPPPPVYCSLACRPPPPAARKCCGPACREDIGGSPPPSRYVEYVGAAAARRLACTPPPPPPPALQLPCEPQEPPCCVQARRRPQPPHDW; encoded by the coding sequence ATGGGCGAGGAGTACGCGCGCTCCCCTTGCGAGCGCTTCCCGGCGGCGGGCGCGTTCAGCGTGGCCCCGCCGGAGCGGCTcagcccgccgccgcccgcgccgctacCGGACCGGTTTTCGGCGTCGCCGCGGCGGGTGCGCCGGTGCGCGGAGGCCGAGCGCGCGCGGCGGCCGCGCTACGTGCCGCCAGCGGCGCACGTGCCGGTGGAGCGTTACGTGCCGCGGCCGCCAGCACCGctgcgcccgccgccgccggtcTACTGTTCGCTAGCGTGCCGGCCGCCCCCGCCAGCGGCGCGCAAGTGTTGCGGGCCCGCGTGCCGCGAGGACATCGGGGGCTCACCCCCGCCGTCGCGCTATGTGGAGTACgtgggggcggcggcggcgcgccggCTGGCCtgcacgccgccgccgccgccgccgccagcgcTGCAGCTGCCCTGCGAGCCCCAGGAGCCACCCTGCTGCGTACAGGCTCGCAGGCGTCCGCAGCCTCCGCATGATTGGTGA